A stretch of DNA from Juglans microcarpa x Juglans regia isolate MS1-56 chromosome 5D, Jm3101_v1.0, whole genome shotgun sequence:
TTATATATCACTAATATTATGAAGAGTATTAAATGATGACTAGACTAGCTAGTCTTTGACATGACCATTTCATCGTCACTGAGAGTTAcagttttttttcccctacTTTTTCGGCCACAACCATGCCGTTCCATCAAATTTTAGGTCGTCTGAGTCTTGAGCCAGCCAACCTATGTGAGTAGAATAATAATTGAGATATTATcttcttattacttatttattatttattttatatttaatttttttaattttttaattttacttaatgattaaataaatatgtataataaatttatattttttttaatttttttaatgattaagaatattaaaaaaatatttaaaataaaatgatcaaaaaatataaaaacttgaaatgctttttgataataaatgaataataataaagatgTAATCCTATCACTATCCatatgaataatgctagagccaCCGCTGGATGGTGGCTCCCGCTGAGAGCTACCGGCAACTTTAGCATGTGTTTTCTTATGggttttttttagttctttttttatatagattttttaacaattttaaatattttaaaaaaataaaaaaactcacaatatcattaaaaaaatactttcttaatcatgtgattaagaaagtattttttaatttatgattaaggaagttttttttaataatattctaaatttatttcattttttaaaatatttataagtattaaaaaaatctctataaaaaataattacaaaaaacacATACTAGAGCCAGCGGTGGCTCTAGCAGTACtccaagctatatatatatattgaatgcgTCGAATCTGCCAAAATTCCGtttggaagaggaagaggtgcATCTTATCCTTCGCATCCTATCAACACGCAACAGTGAACTGCAGCCCAAGACGATAAGGTATTGGCCTATgtatattatttacatattaatttgcGGTGTCCGATCTTTCAGCCATCATACAAAATAACAAGATGACAACGCCCCCcacgtataaaaaaatatgtaattatttacaTGAGCCTATAACTACAACACACTCCATGTgctgaatagaaaaaaaataaaaatatcctgTAAAGTGTGCGGAGAGTACAGCTGCATAGCCGCACTCCAAAAAAAATACAGTATCATGTGAAGACAGCAAGCACCATTTGAATGATCAACCTGATCCCAACTTCGAGTCCCTCACGTCTATGATTCATGTGGTAGCTTTCGCTTAATAACAAAAAGTGGTACCCAGCtctttaatttcatttcttttcattgtttATGATCAGTAGCCTAACCCGATTCAGCTGTTTAAACTTTGACTTTGTATGCAAACTTACGCTAGTTTTAATAGTGATAGATCGCAGCATTAATAtccatgagaaatttgataTATAGGGTGGATACGATATGCTTGGGTGtgcatgaaaaacaaaaacaactatGTAAGGAATTGCACGCATCAATTACACGCTAATTAATTTCTAAGTCCAACACTCAACTGATTGAAGTCCATGTCTAAGTACCTCTACTTTGTTTTAAGAATATacataatatagaaaaaatctaattataagcgAATTTGCATCAATATGCACGTCAATGCTGAGgtgaaaagataaattttaacgAAAcggtctttttctttttaaaatcaatGACTCGTAAAATAGTCTTTAccaatattaatgtataaattcGTCTCCAAATCCGTTTATACGTAAAATAGCTCATAATATGCAGTTAGACTATGCTAGCAACATTATTTTCGTTCCAAAGTACACGTGTaccaagaaatgaaaagctaaCTAGCTGTCAAACATGCAGCAAGTCACATATTTGGCATGATAATTATTGTTTAATTGTCTGTtttgttcttaattttcttttaattaatctttttataagaACAAACCCAGATCAAGATAAGTACTCTATCTAGTTGGTGTGAAGTACAAGCGAATATTTAGGTATCATTTGGTTATGAGTTGACATGAGATAGAAGATaagttattttgttaaaaattaaataaaatattatttttatttaaaaatttaaaaaaattataaaaattatataaaataaatttaatttaatttaattttgtgtaagaaACCGGCCTTAATCTCGCAGATTcagagtgtgtttggatgttgaagtgagttaaattgagttgagttgagatgataaaatattgttagaatattattttttaatattattattattttaaaatttaaaaaagttgaattatttattatattttatattgaaatttaaaaaagttataatgataaattgagatgatttgagaGTAATTTAATAACCAAACGTACACCctcatcatatttattattaatttcctatatatacacacacacatccTCCCCAGCCCCGTTCCGTTGtttataaaaattctccaaGCATGAGAGTCTTGTTTGCAGCAACCATCGTAATCCTCATCTCTGCCTTCATAGCCTTTAACCGAAGCAGATCATATTCCTCTCAAGCAACATCAGACGTTGAAGACTCAGCCGATGCCCATTTATGGCGATTTGAAGCTGTTCCGATTGAGGGTGCAGTTGGACCGGAGAGCTTCGCTTTTGACCCGCATGGCGGAGGGCCCTATACCGGCGTATCGGATGGCCGAATCATCAAATGGCAGCAAAGTGAACGGCGTTGGATCGATTTTGCCGTAACTTCTCCAGAGAGGTACGTACGCCGCCGGACCGACCTGTACCTTATCTTAAACGTGTTCTTTCACCCTACCTGCATATAAaatcccttttttctttttttttttcctcttgtcCCGGGTATAATATCCTAAGGTTGgtaattagttttcttttagaCCAAACAGAAAAGGGTAGAAGAAAGAGTGAAGGGTTAAGGAACAACAAACCGAACACGACTATATTTGCGCAAGCAGATAGTGATGTTGGTCGCAGACTAGTCTTTACTGGTTATATATCGAAGCAGGGTACGTATGGTGGCATGGCCAGCTTTGTAGATCAGTGGTTGAATGTGGATGATGTGAATTCGAGACAAAGCCTATTCtgatgtttgtttgtttggttttaaatCCCACCCACTGCAAACTCTGTGGATCCAACCACATCATCATTTCcccttttttccattttttttagtttctgatcatatattacttataaaaaaattctttgttatctattactatttactatcttACGTatcacaccttataaaaaatactctatattttattaaaaaaattacagatatgaaatgtaaaagtaaatagaTATTCTGTAAACGTGTATATATACAAAGAATTTCATCTTAAGTTCAGACCAtctctctgtatatatatatatatgtatgtatgttaatATGTCGAGATGTTTCTTCTTGTTAGCTGTTGCTAGCCAAGGGTAGTCGATCACTCTTTCCCCCTTGGGTATGAATTACAAACTTAATGATTGCATGCTAATTTATTGTTTGCGCgcttctttttctaatttttgtggTACATACAATGGATTATTGTACTCCAAGATATTGTCATAAAGAacatttacaattataattacttcataataaataatacttttttaattcaagcacatgatcaaaatcaaaagtaCAAAAAGgtcttaaaattttatatattaaatagtcGTATAAAATTAATTGTGTAATAGTAGTAGCTAGTTTTATCATCGTTGATTTTGttatataaatagtagtaattagtttgatcatttttgtttttgtattaattaaCGGAGATTATTATAAGGAGCTAACTCATTTTCGACTTTTTATACAAttgaataacaaaatattaattgtttagaaatttctttaaatattgaCTTCATTACGATGCGTttagttttcttaaaaaataattatttgttataaaattatgaattacTTTTATATTAGTTGTTATTGAAGCTAGCTCATTCATCAAACAAGTCACCTTTACAGtgattttatgaatttttttattaaaacatttttggttttatttcgTACGGATAAATAGACCATGCGACGCACGTTTCCTCGTAacatttataagtttataacatGGGCTGCCTACCCGTACGCTTAGGATGGCGTAGTACTGCTGCCTCATATTTATGATTCCTAGTCTTTTTCTGTCGGGTCGTGAGTTTTTTTAACTCtacaaaaatgtatttttctcgGTGAAGTAAAAGAAAACggatataataaataagaatacaaataagataagaaaaatatatatctttaataTGTTAGAATTAATCTAGGGAGTAGCTACTGTTTGGGAGTAGCCAATTTGCATACCCTACATGGTATCATCCAAACAACACATCATCCAAACTAcacattttgagagagaaagaggttGAGGGCGAGACAGAGACCGAGAGAGAAGTGGAGGGCTTGCGTGTGCGACGAAGAGGGAGAGGGGGCTAGCTCGAAGGTGATCGGGGAGGAGTCACGGTGATCGAGAGAGGTGTTTAGTAGGGCTAGAATTGACGTACCGCGGCGACAGGGCCGACCTTGAGCTCGTGTGAAACTCATTTTATGAATAGTTTGCGTGTGCGACGAAGAGAGAGAAGGGCTAGCTCGGAGGTGGCTAGATCTGTAAGAGGTGGTTGtcggtgtgaggtggtggaggtggaggtgcggtggcttgGGTGGCCGCGTATGGCGGCGCaagtggagagaaatgggtgaaactCATTTCGGTTGAGAAACtgcaggggagagagagagagagagagagagagagttgtgctTGGGGGAAATCGGTAGTGACTGGCTTGTCGCTGGCTTGAGGGGAAGTCGCCAGTGGTGGCTGTGAGACTAGGCGGCGCCAGGCTAGGCTGAAtgagaattgagagagagagagaggaaaaaaaatcacgTAGTGTCTGTATTATGTGCATAGCTACAATGATGCTTGGGAGAAATCGGTAGTGACTGGCTTGTCGCTGGCTTGAGGGGAAGTCGCCAGTGGTGGCTGTGAGACTAGGCGGCGCCAGGCTGGGCTGAAtgagaattgagagagagagagaggaaaaaaaatcacgTAGTATCTGTATTATGTGCATAGCTACAATGACTGCTCTATAACATTACACAATATGTTATTAAAAGATTGTAAATGTTATtggacaaatttaaaaaaaaaaaaccttttctCATAGACCACAAAGTACACCAAAActatacagtatatatatacagcATGTAGCTTTTGTTGAAAGATTTGAGTTCATGATTTGTAATTGGCAGGGATGGTTGTGGAGGGCCACACGATGACGAACAAACAGAGCACGTTTGTGGGCGACCATTGGGGTTGCGCTTCAACGCAACCACGGGTAATCTATATATTGCTGATGCTTACATGGGCCTACTTGTCGTAGGGCCTGCCGGCGGTGTGGCCGAAAAGGTGGCAACACATGCACATGAGCCTCCTAACTTCGTCTTCACCAACAGCTTGGACATTGACCCTCGCCACGGTGTGGTGTATTTTAGTGACAGCAGCTCTCAGTACGAAAGGAGGTAACTCAGCCATATGTCTCCATTTAAGCAAGTTATGCAacgaatttttttctttttttcctgaaaGAATTAACTAACAATGTAAGATGGCAGGAATTACCTGTCAGTGATATTAAGTGGGGATAAAACAGGAAGGCTGATGAAATATGACCCAGGAACCAAACAAGTGACCGTTCTTCTAAAGAATCTCTCCTTCCCAAATGGTGTGGTATTGAGTGAGAATGGCCACTACATTCTACTTGCAGAGACCAGTAATTGCAGAATCATGAGGTATTGGCTAGAATCACCAAAAGCCGGAACTTTTGAAGTCTTTGCTCAACTCCCAGGGTTTCCAGACAACATTAATAGGAGTCCAAGGGAGGATATTGGGTTGCAATTCATTCGAGAAGAGGAAGGCTATTGGAATTGGTTCTTTCCAATCCTTGGATAGGAAATGCTGTGCTTAAGCTTCCTTTCAACATAATGAAAGCCTATTCGCACTTAACTAGATGGATGGGATCCTCAAGTGCATTGGCAGTGAGATTGAGTGAGAAAGGTGAAATATTGGAAATACTTGAAGACAAAAGTGGGAATAAATGGAGGTCTATTGCTGAAGCGGAAGAGAAAGACGGAACTCTATGGATTGGATCAATAGATATGCCCTTTGCAGGCAGgtataagttataaaataagaaattctgCATATGGATATAATAGAGAAAGTATAagcctctctcttttttttttatgatttttcaatggaaaaaaaaataaaaaatataaagataaattatactCGAGATGGCCTGgcctttataaatttttctggGTTTCGAAGTATGTATacagagaaatgatagttgcagtcgtgagtgtacaAATTTCgcgcaatcattttgaaaaaaatgaataaatatgaaaatcacatgaaaagaaattatttttttaatagtgaaccttattttttttcaaagcgactgcttGCACACTCTACAattgtatgtaatattattcatgtatatatgaataatgctagtatgctctcttattttatttcttcattttgaatgtttatgtatttaaaaaaatgtgaaaattaaaaataaaaaaaaaataaaaagatgagtTTTGCCTATGCCCAACTGTCATTGCTGGACGGCAGCCTAACTTTactttttggcaaatccagatagctgagTCAGATAGGTACAAAACAGCCTTTGTTACTCCCTTTggtcattacgaatggaatgtgatgccattcggtctcaaaaatacccctagtgagtt
This window harbors:
- the LOC121265155 gene encoding LOW QUALITY PROTEIN: protein STRICTOSIDINE SYNTHASE-LIKE 2-like (The sequence of the model RefSeq protein was modified relative to this genomic sequence to represent the inferred CDS: inserted 1 base in 1 codon), which encodes MRVLFAATIVILISAFIAFNRSRSYSSQATSDVEDSADAHLWRFEAVPIEGAVGPESFAFDPHGGGPYTGVSDGRIIKWQQSERRWIDFAVTSPERDGCGGPHDDEQTEHVCGRPLGLRFNATTGNLYIADAYMGLLVVGPAGGVAEKVATHAHEPPNFVFTNSLDIDPRHGVVYFSDSSSQYERRNYLSVILSGDKTGRLMKYDPGTKQVTVLLKNLSFPNGVVLSENGHYILLAETSNCRIMRYWLESPKAGTFEVFAQLPGFPDNINRSPXGGYWVAIHSRRGRLLELVLSNPWIGNAVLKLPFNIMKAYSHLTRWMGSSSALAVRLSEKGEILEILEDKSGNKWRSIAEAEEKDGTLWIGSIDMPFAGRYKL